From the Saccharomyces paradoxus chromosome V, complete sequence genome, the window ccaacCATCAATAACGTTATTGCAGAAGGGCGGCATTGTAGTTTGCTGTTTCACTTTAATAGCTTCAAATGGACACAGCATTATGTCAGCGAGGAATTCAGCGGTTGCTGAGGCCATTAGGTACACTGTGACACCGGGGCTTAACCAATTAGAATATAAATGCTTGAAATACTCATAACCACCATACTTACCTGCACCTTGTAGCGAATATCCGACGAATGTAGCACCAAACCCAGTGTAAACCTTTTTCCAACCTTCATTAGAAATAATTTTACGGAACCCATCCAAATTTGAGGTATACAATTTTGGATTGACCTGTAGTCTACATTTTACAAGATCTAATGGGGTAATTGAAGAATGCGTCGGGCCACACGCAATTATACCACCTAACGTACATGTGGCATAAAATTCTTTCGTATATAATTGGATTTTACGTGGTTGTTTATTAGACTCCATGCTTTGTAACCGTCAActagttttttcttttttttccttactTGATCCTTTTAGAACTAAAACAGCAACAAAACACTTTTAATTTATGACCGTGCCATTGACtatgataaagaaatatatgaaCCGTAATAAAAACGCAAGTAAAATGTATTTCGTAGTGTCCTGCTCTATTTATATCAAATGTAACAGGGTACACAGAAAATCgatatttccattttcttttttatagaGCAAAATGAAGTCGAGAACAAGGAATAAACTTTAAAAAGATCTCCTTATTTTGCCCAAACCCCTGAAGGCCAACTTTTGCTTACCCGAGATCTTAGCCGAATGAGACTGTCTAATAATTGAAATGCAACCCAGAGAAACTGTTATCTAGCTACCTTACAAATATGGGtgaaaattggaaaaacaaataagGTTCATGGATAATGAATCTAACACTTGGCCATGTCTACATTAAATTATACTATTCTTTCTACCTAGTACCTCTTCTCCACCTCTCGTCACCTTATTACTTAATGCACCGAGAGGGTAATGGCGCCGATGTTGCTTTTGACACAATGCACTTTTTCTTGTGTTGttaccaaaagaaaaaggaaaaccaAAGCCGAAGTTCGGATTTCTCTACCCATCACGTgctggattttttttggggGATTTTCGAAATGCACCGTTAAAATTCTTGCGCGGTTGGTATCTGCATTTTTTAAGAATAGGGTTTTGCCGCTGACATTGACATGCGGGCGATTTTGCGGGATTTCTGACATCTAATAACTTAGTAGTCATTGTAGGAACAAAGTTTTAGTCTTATTCGGATATTTCCtctcttatttttcaattgaaggTTTTGGAGCGATGGGATGGGTGGCTATTTGTGCCTCCCTCGAGCGTGAAGCAAATTCTAAAATGGAAAGGCTAAACAACATATTTTAGAGAGATAAAAGCCGATTATATCAAAATCACATTATAATTGCCTAAATATAGATATACTTCATATATACAAGCAAAAATACACAATTACGAACATAAAAAACTGGAATAACTTTGGTCAAACAGTAACTGAGCTGTCAAACCTATAattcttaaaaaaattagtgTATTAGGCATGAGCTAAGAGGGCGCTCATCGATAGAAAAAACCGGATTGAAAAACATCGAAAAAGTATTAAAATATTAGGTGTAGTAGAAATGAATGAatagacaaaaaaaagataaattaGAACATCAACTTCGTAAATAGTAAGAACGCTAAGCCAGATTAGGTTGGCCTGACTTAGACTACTTCTTTCTTGGCGGTAAGCAGAGTAGCTGATTTGAATCACTGTAAGTAAGGCACATCGCTCTTGTTTCTGTTCATGACTGTTCTATGAGCGCCAAAGTAGAAAACGAAGATGAA encodes:
- the PIC2 gene encoding Cu/Pi carrier (Mitochondrial copper and phosphate carrier~similar to YER053C); translation: MESNKQPRKIQLYTKEFYATCTLGGIIACGPTHSSITPLDLVKCRLQVNPKLYTSNLDGFRKIISNEGWKKVYTGFGATFVGYSLQGAGKYGGYEYFKHLYSNWLSPGVTVYLMASATAEFLADIMLCPFEAIKVKQQTTMPPFCNNVIDGWKKMYAESGGMKAFYKGIVPLWCRQIPYTMCKFTSFEKIVQKIYSVLPKKKEEMNALQQISVSFVGGYLAGILCAAVSHPADVMVSKINSERKANESMSVATKRIYQKIGFAGLWNGLMVRIVMIGTLTSFQWLIYDSFKAYVGLPTTG